A single region of the Ctenopharyngodon idella isolate HZGC_01 chromosome 21, HZGC01, whole genome shotgun sequence genome encodes:
- the arhgap32b gene encoding rho GTPase-activating protein 32 isoform X1 — MEAGSGAAAVVGSAALGLLGATGSHDISDRGLRPGRHPEEDDIVPELARSIHPRERPDWEETISAMARSAEVPELTSEPLMRSCSSTASMKVKNVKKLSFTKGHFPKLAECAHFHYENVDFGTIQLTLADEQTEVTRNGLESKEPVYLVQIYCQGRSWIVRRSYEDFRVLDKHLHLCIYDRRFSQLPELPRFDSLRERAEAVSQMLMAYLSRLSAIADNKINCGPALTWMEVDNKGNHLLVHEESSINVPAIAAAHVIKRYIAQAADELSFEVGDIVSVIDMPPKEDTTWWRGKHGFQVGFFPSECVELINDKVPQSVTNSVPKPVSPCSGLRPASWSLFPPYLEMESIKQDSAWAPDPLNPYRLSSVSKKHGKLITFLRTFMKSRPTKQKLKQRGILRERVFGCDLGEHLLNSGHDVPQVLKSCTEFIEKHGVVDGMYRLSGIASNIQKLRHEFDSEQIPDLTKDVYIQDIHCVGSLCKLYFRELPNPLLTYQLYEKFSEAVSAATDEERLIKIHDVIQQLPPPHYRTLEFLMRHLSHLATFSYVTNMHTKNLAIVWAPNLLRSKQIESACFSGTAAFMEVRIQSVVVEFILNHVDVLFSPKLSSLIREGTGHNSLSRPKSLLVPSPSTKLLTLEEAQARTQAQINSPITADSKYIEVGEGPAALQGKFHTVIEFPTERKRQPIKSKKSPVGSWRSFFNLGKSSSMSKRKLHRNPSEPNELKAMALAGGRGDTGTLRSAKSEESLTSLHNVEGESKVYRPRRPRSSSDALSASFNGDLLDSRQHCNSYDNLGQGDSDGDDGPICVPALISPPRSADDVDLSPPDIGMASLDFDPMSFQCSLPLAETSILSLDADSSSLKRSPGSGSEPISPVRAKVTSCSLSPDHSPALKDRNKLPPAPVSEKTPVQSIESSEKSAVVTPLSISESAASMLRKGPEKTVLQPSSPPSPLDSPAKLSSLSRTTDLPLSEAIQQELLSKAAAFESKDISSIECSQTLQVTCSQEQPGAVALDSPKGNVPVSSVSLIPPPPPPKNAARMLALALAESAQQASILSQKQTSGPPTPVSPLKPQELLETLDWPHPPSLPSQPSLEEAAIEVSKIFAPTSSPPSTPPEKLTRSVSLHLNTSDSGKPSSISCNSQDVVTPETPSQNAMPSSQPSQASQTQKSPERQQPAVGQTPVSTAKSTTTTTTPTISSKDAVIQQPSSEIRMTETVLPPKSTKAADQPVAILQPQPQIQIQPNASFRPQVQAHSQSQAQPQFQPKLQPNARVAPTPAAPLDPVEKPWESIKPVHPKGDSATQHHTQGVTPPTPPVRSIESKLAMAALYNTEAANPANFHAVLETSMRGSVEETPPQSHPPHRRSSTHQSGYIYHSKGEAALLESTAEAYYHQRVTPSGQATMGYHYRPESVPPHVSYVSKSEPQISYRGHGDGRYNTIGPRSYHQSIKSRGLPRGEYISPSSVHHSHGYSQVDGPTMYPTIRRVHSLHVPPTAIRSMPVTRTEVPPDDELFYYQRPVYHCKSHQPPSQADYHVTQLQPYFENGRVQYRYSPYSGSHVLDAPFYDVDHYGTIRLRHVHSFSGRDSAPLLRSGAKSGGYHYLSRHLIPLKEHSFVSRDMPPYGGSKGSIYFAWDPEEAERLRIHSIRRESRARQKVKGSVMSQYDNVGPYMPVDIDMLHLRSKSDPGKTVLIAAESKEARYNIVPGSQHAPRHLISDPDVLLYMETEKHCQGNGMGDKTTKQGSSRTYSSIHSHQSQLQPRSLQHLPEGSHLDPKFEPGEKQLSSKHWQEHSESRSAQPRYERSDLDRHICRVKATSSASEDEQTAPVKPAPPPKPERSHSIRERQHYNQTSLPAHLPDNSDSGSYSHQSQGQRQSNITLQSHYDNLDDYHPVPQPQTSLANRGGSSSYHSPGFSTPHSNRAYSTALGQGAFIQAELSVQRPETEINAE; from the exons TTAACCCTCGCAGATGAACAGACTGAAGTGACACGGAATGGCCTGGAGTCAAAAGAGCCTGTGTATTTGGTTCAGATATACTGTCAG GGACGAAGCTGGATTGTGAGGCGGAGCTATGAAGATTTCCGAGTCCTGGATAAGCATCTCCATCTCTGCATCTATGACCGCCGCTTTTCCCAGCTCCCTGAGCTTCCCCGTTTTGACAGCCTGAGGGAGAGAGCAGAG GCAGTTTCCCAGATGCTGATGGCTTACCTCTCCCGTCTCTCAGCGATTGCTGATAACAAGATCAACTGTGGGCCAGCCCTCACATGGATGGAG GTTGACAACAAAGGGAATCACTTGCTGGTGCATGAGGAGTCATCCATAAATGTTCCAGCTATCGCAGCGGCCCACGTGATCAAGCGCTACATTGCACAGGCTGCTGATGAGCTGTCATTTGAG GTGGGGGATATTGTTTCTGTAATAGACATGCCACCCAAAGAGGACACCACCTGGTGGAGAGGAAAACACGGTTTCCAG GTTGGCTTCTTTCCCAGCGAGTGTGTGGAGCTGATAAACGACAAGGTCCCGCAGTCTGTCACCAACTCAGTGCCAAAACCAG TGTCCCCCTGCTCTGGTCTGCGGCCGGCCTCCTGGAGTCTGTTCCCACCCT ATTTGGAGATGGAGAGTATAAAGCAGGACAGTGCATGGGCACCCGACCCATTAAACCCCTACAGGCTGAGCTCAG TGTCCAAGAAGCACGGGAAACTGATCACTTTTCTGCGCACATTCATGAAGTCCAGGCCGACCAAGCAGAAGCTGAAGCAAAGAGGTATCCTCAGGGAGAGGGTGTTTGGCTGTGACCTAGGAGAGCATCTTCTGAACTCCGGCCATGATG TCCCCCAGGTACTCAAGAGCTGCACTGAGTTCATTGAGAAGCATGGAGTGGTTGATGGAATGTACCGTCTCTCTGGGATTGCCTCCAACATTCAGAAGCTGCG gCATGAATTTGACTCTGAACAGATCCCGGATCTgacaaaagatgtttacattCAGGACATACACTGCGTGGGCTCCCTGTGCAAGCTTTACTTTCGAGAGCTTCCCAACCCACTTCTCACCTACCAGCTGTATGAGAAATTCTCG GAGGCTGTGTCAGCAGCCACTGATGAGGAGAGGCTGATCAAAATACATGATGTAATTCAGCAGCTGCCGCCTCCACATTATAG GACCCTTGAGTTTCTTATGAGGCATCTTTCCCACTTAGCAACCTTCAGCTATGTAACAAACATGCATACAAAGAATTTGGCCATCGTTTGGGCCCCAAACTTACTGAG GTCAAAGCAAATAGAATCAGCTTGCTTCAGCGGAACAGCAGCCTTCATGGAGGTCCGAATTCAGTCGGTTGTGGTGGAGTTCATCCTCAACCATGTGGATGTTCTCTTCAGCCCCAAACTGAGCTCACTCATACGAGAAGGAACGG GACACAATTCTTTGTCTCGGCCTAAATCTTTGCTGGTACCCTCTCCATCCACAAAGCTGCTAACACTAGAAGAGGCACAGGCACGTACCCAGGCCCAGATCAACTCGCCCATCACTGCAGACAGCAAGTACATAGAAGTGGGAGAGGGTCCTGCAGCCTTACAGGGAAAATTCCACACAGTCATTGAATTCCCCACTGAGAG GAAAAGGCAGCCCATAAAATCTAAAAAGTCTCCAGTTGGCAGTTGGCGGTCTTTTTTCAACTTGGGCAAGTCCTCCTCGATGTCTAAACGCAAACTACATCGCAATCCCAGTGAACCAAATGAACTCAAGGCCATGGCTTTGGCTG GAGGAAGAGGAGACACTGGTACTCTTCGGTCTGCCAAAAGTGAGGAATCTCTCACCTCTCTACATAACGTTGAAG GAGAGTCTAAGGTTTACAGGCCACGCAGACCTCGCTCCAGCAGTGATGCTCTCTCTGCTTCTTTCAACGGTGACCTGCTGGATAGCAGACAACACTGTAACTCATATGACAACCTGGGCCAAGGGGACAGTGATGGGGATGATGGTCCAATTTGTGTGCCTGCTCTCATCTCCCCGCCCCGTTCCGCTGATGATGTGGACCTGAGCCCCCCTGACATTGGCATGGCCTCTTTAGACTTTGACCCCATGTCCTTTCAGTGTAGCCTTCCTCTGGCAGAGACTTCCATTTTGTCACTTGACGCAGATTCAAGCAGTCTAAAGAGGAGTCCGGGCAGTGGCTCAGAGCCAATCTCACCAGTAAGAGCTAAAGTTACAAGCTGTTCTTTGTCTCCAGACCACAGTCCAGCCTTAAAGGATAGAAATAAACTGCCCCCTGCACCAGTCTCAGAGAAAACTCCAGTTCAGTCCATTGAGAGCAGTGAGAAGTCAGCTGTTGTGACTCCTCTAAGCATCTCTGAATCAGCTGCCTCCATGTTAAGAAAAGGTCCAGAGAAAACTGTGCTTCAGCCCTCTTCTCCTCCATCTCCTCTCGACTCTCCTGCAAAATTGAGCTCTCTGTCAAGAACCACTGATCTGCCCCTGAGTGAAGCCATTCAACAAGAGCTTCTTTCTAAAGCTGCTGCCTTTGAGAGTAAAGACATATCAAGCATTGAATGTTCACAGACACTACAGGTCACCTGCTCTCAAGAGCAGCCAG GAGCCGTAGCTCTGGACTCACCAAAGGGCAATGTCCCTGTCAGCTCTGTCTCCCTCATCCCTCCCCCTCCCCCACCAAAGAACGCTGCCCGCATGCTTGCACTAGCTCTAGCTGAATCTGCCCAGCAGGCCTCCATTCTCTCTCAGAAGCAAACCTCTGGACCCCCTACACCAGTGTCCCCTCTTAAGCCACAAGAGTTACTGGAAACCCTGGACTGGCCTCATCCTCCTTCCTTGCCATCACAGCCATCCCTGGAGGAAGCTGCAATAGAAGTGTCAAAGATATTCGCTCCTACGTCTTCACCACCATCCACCCCACCTGAAAAACTAACTCGCTCAGTCAGTCTGCACCTTAACACATCTGATAGTGGGAAGCCATCCAGTATTTCCTGCAACAGCCAGGATGTTGTCACACCAGAGACCCCAAGCCAGAATGCTATGCCTTCTAGTCAACCTTCTCAAGCTTCCCAGACACAAAAAAGCCCAGAGAGGCAGCAGCCTGCTGTGGGCCAGACACCTGTGAGCACAGCCAAAAGCACTACCACAACCACCACACCAACTATCAGCAGCAAGGATGCTGTCATTCAACAACCCAGCTCTGAG ATCCGTATGACTGAAACAGTCCTGCCACCAAAATCCACAAAGGCAGCAGATCAACCAGTTGCAATTCTTCAGCCTCAGCCACAAATACAGATTCAACCTAATGCCTCGTTTCGGCCTCAAGTTCAGGCTCATTCTCAGTCACAAGCACAGCCTCAGTTTCAGCCCAAATTGCAGCCCAATGCTAGAGTTGCGCCAACCCCGGCAGCACCTCTTGACCCTGTGGAAAAACCATGGGAATCCATAAAGCCTGTCCATCCAAAGGGAGATAGCGCTACTCAACATCACACTCAGGGAGTGACGCCGCCAACACCCCCTGTTCGCTCGATTGAAAGTAAACTAGCAATGGCGGCCCTCTACAACACTGAGGCTGCAAACCCTGCCAACTTTCATGCCGTTTTAGAGACATCCATGAGGGGCTCTGTGGAGGAGACTCCCCCACAGTCTCATCCACCTCACCGCAGGTCTTCCACTCATCAGTCAGGTTATATTTACCACTCAAAAGGGGAGGCAGCCCTATTGGAGTCCACCGCAGAGGCATATTACCATCAGAGGGTAACCCCTTCTGGTCAGGCTACAATGGGCTACCATTACCGGCCAGAGAGTGTTCCACCTCACGTTTCTTACGTGTCGAAATCGGAGCCACAGATTTCTTATAGAGGCCACGGAGATGGCCGGTACAATACGATTGGACCCAGGTCCTACCACCAGTCCATCAAATCTCGTGGCCTGCCAAGAGGTGAGTACATTTCTCCAAGCTCAGTGCACCACTCCCATGGCTACAGCCAGGTAGATGGACCTACCATGTACCCAACAATCCGCAGGGTCCACTCCCTACATGTGCCCCCCACAGCTATCCGCTCAATGCCAGTCACCAGAACCGAGGTTCCACCAGATGATGAGTTATTTTACTACCAACGCCCAGTCTACCATTGCAAGTCTCACCAACCACCCTCTCAAGCTGACTATCATGTCACACAACTGCAGCCTTACTTTGAGAATGGAAGAGTTCAGTACCGGTACAGCCCCTACTCTGGTTCTCATGTTCTGGATGCCCCTTTCTACGATGTGGACCATTACGGTACAATCCGTTTACGGCATGTCCATTCCTTCAGCGGTCGGGACAGTGCCCCTCTCCTTCGATCTGGAGCCAAATCCGGAGGCTACCACTACCTTTCACGGCATCTCATTCCTTTAAAGGAGCATAGCTTCGTAAGCAGGGACATGCCACCTTACGGTGGTTCAAAGGGGAGTATTTACTTTGCGTGGGACCCAGAGGAAGCAGAGAGGCTTCGCATACACTCTATCCGCAGGGAAAGCAGAGCGAGGCAAAAGGTGAAGGGTTCTGTTATGTCTCAGTATGACAATGTGGGACCCTACATGCCCGTGGATATAGACATGTTACACTTGCGCAGCAAATCAGATCCTGGCAAAACCGTATTGATTGCCGCCGAAAGCAAGGAGGCCAGATACAATATCGTTCCTGGATCTCAGCATGCTCCCAGGCACTTGATCTCCGATCCAGATGTCCTGTTGTATATGGAAACAGAGAAGCACTGCCAAGGAAATGGAATGGGGGACAAAACCACCAAACAAGGCAGCTCCAGGACCtactcatccatccattcacatCAATCACAACTTCAACCACGAAGTCTGCAGCACTTACCAGAGGGTAGCCATCTTGACCCAAAGTTTGAGCCAGGGGAAAAGCAACTGAGCAGTAAACATTGGCAGGAACACTCTGAGAGCAGGAGCGCCCAACCTCGTTATGAAAGGTCCGATTTGGATCGCCACATATGCAGGGTTAAAGCCACAAGCAGCGCCAGTGAAGATGAACAAACAGCTCCTGTGAAGCCAGCTCCTCCACCCAAGCCTGAGAGATCCCATAGCATTAGAGAGCGGCAGCATTACAACCAGACCAGTCTTCCCGCACATTTACCGGACAATTCAGATAGTGGATCCTACTCCCATCAGTCACAGGGGCAAAGACAAAGCAACATTACTTTACAGTCACACTATGACAACCTGGATGACTACCATCCGGTACCTCAGCCCCAAACCTCACTAGCTAATCGGGGTGGTTCCAGCTCCTATCATAGCCCTGGTTTCTCAACTCCACACAGTAATCGTGCATACTCCACAGCCTTGGGACAGGGCGCCTTCATACAAGCTGAGCTTTCAGTGCAGAGGCCAGAGACGGAGATTAATGCTGAGTGA
- the arhgap32b gene encoding rho GTPase-activating protein 32 isoform X2 yields MEAGSGAAAVVGSAALGLLGATGSHDISDRGLRPGRHPEEDDIVPELARSIHPRERPDWEETISAMARSAEVPELTSEPLMRSCSSTASMKVKNVKKLSFTKGHFPKLAECAHFHYENVDFGTIQLTLADEQTEVTRNGLESKEPVYLVQIYCQGRSWIVRRSYEDFRVLDKHLHLCIYDRRFSQLPELPRFDSLRERAEAVSQMLMAYLSRLSAIADNKINCGPALTWMEVDNKGNHLLVHEESSINVPAIAAAHVIKRYIAQAADELSFEVGDIVSVIDMPPKEDTTWWRGKHGFQVGFFPSECVELINDKVPQSVTNSVPKPDLEMESIKQDSAWAPDPLNPYRLSSVSKKHGKLITFLRTFMKSRPTKQKLKQRGILRERVFGCDLGEHLLNSGHDVPQVLKSCTEFIEKHGVVDGMYRLSGIASNIQKLRHEFDSEQIPDLTKDVYIQDIHCVGSLCKLYFRELPNPLLTYQLYEKFSEAVSAATDEERLIKIHDVIQQLPPPHYRTLEFLMRHLSHLATFSYVTNMHTKNLAIVWAPNLLRSKQIESACFSGTAAFMEVRIQSVVVEFILNHVDVLFSPKLSSLIREGTGHNSLSRPKSLLVPSPSTKLLTLEEAQARTQAQINSPITADSKYIEVGEGPAALQGKFHTVIEFPTERKRQPIKSKKSPVGSWRSFFNLGKSSSMSKRKLHRNPSEPNELKAMALAGGRGDTGTLRSAKSEESLTSLHNVEGESKVYRPRRPRSSSDALSASFNGDLLDSRQHCNSYDNLGQGDSDGDDGPICVPALISPPRSADDVDLSPPDIGMASLDFDPMSFQCSLPLAETSILSLDADSSSLKRSPGSGSEPISPVRAKVTSCSLSPDHSPALKDRNKLPPAPVSEKTPVQSIESSEKSAVVTPLSISESAASMLRKGPEKTVLQPSSPPSPLDSPAKLSSLSRTTDLPLSEAIQQELLSKAAAFESKDISSIECSQTLQVTCSQEQPGAVALDSPKGNVPVSSVSLIPPPPPPKNAARMLALALAESAQQASILSQKQTSGPPTPVSPLKPQELLETLDWPHPPSLPSQPSLEEAAIEVSKIFAPTSSPPSTPPEKLTRSVSLHLNTSDSGKPSSISCNSQDVVTPETPSQNAMPSSQPSQASQTQKSPERQQPAVGQTPVSTAKSTTTTTTPTISSKDAVIQQPSSEIRMTETVLPPKSTKAADQPVAILQPQPQIQIQPNASFRPQVQAHSQSQAQPQFQPKLQPNARVAPTPAAPLDPVEKPWESIKPVHPKGDSATQHHTQGVTPPTPPVRSIESKLAMAALYNTEAANPANFHAVLETSMRGSVEETPPQSHPPHRRSSTHQSGYIYHSKGEAALLESTAEAYYHQRVTPSGQATMGYHYRPESVPPHVSYVSKSEPQISYRGHGDGRYNTIGPRSYHQSIKSRGLPRGEYISPSSVHHSHGYSQVDGPTMYPTIRRVHSLHVPPTAIRSMPVTRTEVPPDDELFYYQRPVYHCKSHQPPSQADYHVTQLQPYFENGRVQYRYSPYSGSHVLDAPFYDVDHYGTIRLRHVHSFSGRDSAPLLRSGAKSGGYHYLSRHLIPLKEHSFVSRDMPPYGGSKGSIYFAWDPEEAERLRIHSIRRESRARQKVKGSVMSQYDNVGPYMPVDIDMLHLRSKSDPGKTVLIAAESKEARYNIVPGSQHAPRHLISDPDVLLYMETEKHCQGNGMGDKTTKQGSSRTYSSIHSHQSQLQPRSLQHLPEGSHLDPKFEPGEKQLSSKHWQEHSESRSAQPRYERSDLDRHICRVKATSSASEDEQTAPVKPAPPPKPERSHSIRERQHYNQTSLPAHLPDNSDSGSYSHQSQGQRQSNITLQSHYDNLDDYHPVPQPQTSLANRGGSSSYHSPGFSTPHSNRAYSTALGQGAFIQAELSVQRPETEINAE; encoded by the exons TTAACCCTCGCAGATGAACAGACTGAAGTGACACGGAATGGCCTGGAGTCAAAAGAGCCTGTGTATTTGGTTCAGATATACTGTCAG GGACGAAGCTGGATTGTGAGGCGGAGCTATGAAGATTTCCGAGTCCTGGATAAGCATCTCCATCTCTGCATCTATGACCGCCGCTTTTCCCAGCTCCCTGAGCTTCCCCGTTTTGACAGCCTGAGGGAGAGAGCAGAG GCAGTTTCCCAGATGCTGATGGCTTACCTCTCCCGTCTCTCAGCGATTGCTGATAACAAGATCAACTGTGGGCCAGCCCTCACATGGATGGAG GTTGACAACAAAGGGAATCACTTGCTGGTGCATGAGGAGTCATCCATAAATGTTCCAGCTATCGCAGCGGCCCACGTGATCAAGCGCTACATTGCACAGGCTGCTGATGAGCTGTCATTTGAG GTGGGGGATATTGTTTCTGTAATAGACATGCCACCCAAAGAGGACACCACCTGGTGGAGAGGAAAACACGGTTTCCAG GTTGGCTTCTTTCCCAGCGAGTGTGTGGAGCTGATAAACGACAAGGTCCCGCAGTCTGTCACCAACTCAGTGCCAAAACCAG ATTTGGAGATGGAGAGTATAAAGCAGGACAGTGCATGGGCACCCGACCCATTAAACCCCTACAGGCTGAGCTCAG TGTCCAAGAAGCACGGGAAACTGATCACTTTTCTGCGCACATTCATGAAGTCCAGGCCGACCAAGCAGAAGCTGAAGCAAAGAGGTATCCTCAGGGAGAGGGTGTTTGGCTGTGACCTAGGAGAGCATCTTCTGAACTCCGGCCATGATG TCCCCCAGGTACTCAAGAGCTGCACTGAGTTCATTGAGAAGCATGGAGTGGTTGATGGAATGTACCGTCTCTCTGGGATTGCCTCCAACATTCAGAAGCTGCG gCATGAATTTGACTCTGAACAGATCCCGGATCTgacaaaagatgtttacattCAGGACATACACTGCGTGGGCTCCCTGTGCAAGCTTTACTTTCGAGAGCTTCCCAACCCACTTCTCACCTACCAGCTGTATGAGAAATTCTCG GAGGCTGTGTCAGCAGCCACTGATGAGGAGAGGCTGATCAAAATACATGATGTAATTCAGCAGCTGCCGCCTCCACATTATAG GACCCTTGAGTTTCTTATGAGGCATCTTTCCCACTTAGCAACCTTCAGCTATGTAACAAACATGCATACAAAGAATTTGGCCATCGTTTGGGCCCCAAACTTACTGAG GTCAAAGCAAATAGAATCAGCTTGCTTCAGCGGAACAGCAGCCTTCATGGAGGTCCGAATTCAGTCGGTTGTGGTGGAGTTCATCCTCAACCATGTGGATGTTCTCTTCAGCCCCAAACTGAGCTCACTCATACGAGAAGGAACGG GACACAATTCTTTGTCTCGGCCTAAATCTTTGCTGGTACCCTCTCCATCCACAAAGCTGCTAACACTAGAAGAGGCACAGGCACGTACCCAGGCCCAGATCAACTCGCCCATCACTGCAGACAGCAAGTACATAGAAGTGGGAGAGGGTCCTGCAGCCTTACAGGGAAAATTCCACACAGTCATTGAATTCCCCACTGAGAG GAAAAGGCAGCCCATAAAATCTAAAAAGTCTCCAGTTGGCAGTTGGCGGTCTTTTTTCAACTTGGGCAAGTCCTCCTCGATGTCTAAACGCAAACTACATCGCAATCCCAGTGAACCAAATGAACTCAAGGCCATGGCTTTGGCTG GAGGAAGAGGAGACACTGGTACTCTTCGGTCTGCCAAAAGTGAGGAATCTCTCACCTCTCTACATAACGTTGAAG GAGAGTCTAAGGTTTACAGGCCACGCAGACCTCGCTCCAGCAGTGATGCTCTCTCTGCTTCTTTCAACGGTGACCTGCTGGATAGCAGACAACACTGTAACTCATATGACAACCTGGGCCAAGGGGACAGTGATGGGGATGATGGTCCAATTTGTGTGCCTGCTCTCATCTCCCCGCCCCGTTCCGCTGATGATGTGGACCTGAGCCCCCCTGACATTGGCATGGCCTCTTTAGACTTTGACCCCATGTCCTTTCAGTGTAGCCTTCCTCTGGCAGAGACTTCCATTTTGTCACTTGACGCAGATTCAAGCAGTCTAAAGAGGAGTCCGGGCAGTGGCTCAGAGCCAATCTCACCAGTAAGAGCTAAAGTTACAAGCTGTTCTTTGTCTCCAGACCACAGTCCAGCCTTAAAGGATAGAAATAAACTGCCCCCTGCACCAGTCTCAGAGAAAACTCCAGTTCAGTCCATTGAGAGCAGTGAGAAGTCAGCTGTTGTGACTCCTCTAAGCATCTCTGAATCAGCTGCCTCCATGTTAAGAAAAGGTCCAGAGAAAACTGTGCTTCAGCCCTCTTCTCCTCCATCTCCTCTCGACTCTCCTGCAAAATTGAGCTCTCTGTCAAGAACCACTGATCTGCCCCTGAGTGAAGCCATTCAACAAGAGCTTCTTTCTAAAGCTGCTGCCTTTGAGAGTAAAGACATATCAAGCATTGAATGTTCACAGACACTACAGGTCACCTGCTCTCAAGAGCAGCCAG GAGCCGTAGCTCTGGACTCACCAAAGGGCAATGTCCCTGTCAGCTCTGTCTCCCTCATCCCTCCCCCTCCCCCACCAAAGAACGCTGCCCGCATGCTTGCACTAGCTCTAGCTGAATCTGCCCAGCAGGCCTCCATTCTCTCTCAGAAGCAAACCTCTGGACCCCCTACACCAGTGTCCCCTCTTAAGCCACAAGAGTTACTGGAAACCCTGGACTGGCCTCATCCTCCTTCCTTGCCATCACAGCCATCCCTGGAGGAAGCTGCAATAGAAGTGTCAAAGATATTCGCTCCTACGTCTTCACCACCATCCACCCCACCTGAAAAACTAACTCGCTCAGTCAGTCTGCACCTTAACACATCTGATAGTGGGAAGCCATCCAGTATTTCCTGCAACAGCCAGGATGTTGTCACACCAGAGACCCCAAGCCAGAATGCTATGCCTTCTAGTCAACCTTCTCAAGCTTCCCAGACACAAAAAAGCCCAGAGAGGCAGCAGCCTGCTGTGGGCCAGACACCTGTGAGCACAGCCAAAAGCACTACCACAACCACCACACCAACTATCAGCAGCAAGGATGCTGTCATTCAACAACCCAGCTCTGAG ATCCGTATGACTGAAACAGTCCTGCCACCAAAATCCACAAAGGCAGCAGATCAACCAGTTGCAATTCTTCAGCCTCAGCCACAAATACAGATTCAACCTAATGCCTCGTTTCGGCCTCAAGTTCAGGCTCATTCTCAGTCACAAGCACAGCCTCAGTTTCAGCCCAAATTGCAGCCCAATGCTAGAGTTGCGCCAACCCCGGCAGCACCTCTTGACCCTGTGGAAAAACCATGGGAATCCATAAAGCCTGTCCATCCAAAGGGAGATAGCGCTACTCAACATCACACTCAGGGAGTGACGCCGCCAACACCCCCTGTTCGCTCGATTGAAAGTAAACTAGCAATGGCGGCCCTCTACAACACTGAGGCTGCAAACCCTGCCAACTTTCATGCCGTTTTAGAGACATCCATGAGGGGCTCTGTGGAGGAGACTCCCCCACAGTCTCATCCACCTCACCGCAGGTCTTCCACTCATCAGTCAGGTTATATTTACCACTCAAAAGGGGAGGCAGCCCTATTGGAGTCCACCGCAGAGGCATATTACCATCAGAGGGTAACCCCTTCTGGTCAGGCTACAATGGGCTACCATTACCGGCCAGAGAGTGTTCCACCTCACGTTTCTTACGTGTCGAAATCGGAGCCACAGATTTCTTATAGAGGCCACGGAGATGGCCGGTACAATACGATTGGACCCAGGTCCTACCACCAGTCCATCAAATCTCGTGGCCTGCCAAGAGGTGAGTACATTTCTCCAAGCTCAGTGCACCACTCCCATGGCTACAGCCAGGTAGATGGACCTACCATGTACCCAACAATCCGCAGGGTCCACTCCCTACATGTGCCCCCCACAGCTATCCGCTCAATGCCAGTCACCAGAACCGAGGTTCCACCAGATGATGAGTTATTTTACTACCAACGCCCAGTCTACCATTGCAAGTCTCACCAACCACCCTCTCAAGCTGACTATCATGTCACACAACTGCAGCCTTACTTTGAGAATGGAAGAGTTCAGTACCGGTACAGCCCCTACTCTGGTTCTCATGTTCTGGATGCCCCTTTCTACGATGTGGACCATTACGGTACAATCCGTTTACGGCATGTCCATTCCTTCAGCGGTCGGGACAGTGCCCCTCTCCTTCGATCTGGAGCCAAATCCGGAGGCTACCACTACCTTTCACGGCATCTCATTCCTTTAAAGGAGCATAGCTTCGTAAGCAGGGACATGCCACCTTACGGTGGTTCAAAGGGGAGTATTTACTTTGCGTGGGACCCAGAGGAAGCAGAGAGGCTTCGCATACACTCTATCCGCAGGGAAAGCAGAGCGAGGCAAAAGGTGAAGGGTTCTGTTATGTCTCAGTATGACAATGTGGGACCCTACATGCCCGTGGATATAGACATGTTACACTTGCGCAGCAAATCAGATCCTGGCAAAACCGTATTGATTGCCGCCGAAAGCAAGGAGGCCAGATACAATATCGTTCCTGGATCTCAGCATGCTCCCAGGCACTTGATCTCCGATCCAGATGTCCTGTTGTATATGGAAACAGAGAAGCACTGCCAAGGAAATGGAATGGGGGACAAAACCACCAAACAAGGCAGCTCCAGGACCtactcatccatccattcacatCAATCACAACTTCAACCACGAAGTCTGCAGCACTTACCAGAGGGTAGCCATCTTGACCCAAAGTTTGAGCCAGGGGAAAAGCAACTGAGCAGTAAACATTGGCAGGAACACTCTGAGAGCAGGAGCGCCCAACCTCGTTATGAAAGGTCCGATTTGGATCGCCACATATGCAGGGTTAAAGCCACAAGCAGCGCCAGTGAAGATGAACAAACAGCTCCTGTGAAGCCAGCTCCTCCACCCAAGCCTGAGAGATCCCATAGCATTAGAGAGCGGCAGCATTACAACCAGACCAGTCTTCCCGCACATTTACCGGACAATTCAGATAGTGGATCCTACTCCCATCAGTCACAGGGGCAAAGACAAAGCAACATTACTTTACAGTCACACTATGACAACCTGGATGACTACCATCCGGTACCTCAGCCCCAAACCTCACTAGCTAATCGGGGTGGTTCCAGCTCCTATCATAGCCCTGGTTTCTCAACTCCACACAGTAATCGTGCATACTCCACAGCCTTGGGACAGGGCGCCTTCATACAAGCTGAGCTTTCAGTGCAGAGGCCAGAGACGGAGATTAATGCTGAGTGA